In the Chitinophagaceae bacterium genome, TTTTAATTTCAAATAATAATTTTTAAATATCGAATTCCCAGTCATTATTTCTTTTGCTATTATTTTTTTGAATTTGCCGTTCAATAATAATTCTTGCTAAAGTGCCGAAAGCCTTTTTCTCATCAATATTTTGAAGTGCTTCCATTGATTTTGATTCGTCCACATCTATTCTGTACAAAATATTAAAAAAGGTATTTCTATCTTTAAAATAAATCTCTTTCAATTTTTCAGCTAAGATTAATTCAATATCTAAAAAATCAGCTTCTTTATTTTCAAGCTTTGAAAAATTGTCAACAAGATCAAATATTTCTTTTGAATTCATGTGTAAAATTTATTAACAAATAATTAATTAACGAAATTTTTCTTCTTTACTTAAATTAAAGAGAGCAAAATCATATTTTACAGGATCTGTTTTATCGTATTTAACAAGATTAGCTGTGAGTTCTTTCACTGTCTTCCAGTCACTTTGTTTACGACTAATAAGAGATAATCGTCTGGCTGCAAATTCTACATGTACATCCAAAGGACAAAAAAGTGCTGAAGAAGATATTTGATTCCAAATTCCAAAGTCAACTTCGTTATTGTCTTTACGAACCATCCAACGCAAAAACATTAAAATTCTTTTACAGCGACTATTTTTATCCGGAGTTGATATGTGTTTCCCATTTCTTTTCATGAAATAAGATTTAGAAATTATGTCATTATAAAAATCAATTAATCCTTGTTCCATTTGATAGTGGTTCTCAATGCTTATTCCTTTTGTGAACTTTTGCTCAAGTGTACCTTTGGTATTATACAATTCCTGGAAATAATTTAAAAAAAATAATGCGTCATCTGCATTGAATGTTCTGTGTTTAAAAGTCAGAAAAGGTTTTAAATCAATTTCAGAAAAATTCTTTATGAAATCACAAGGAGCATTATCCATCATTTTCAAAAATTCATTAGATTTATTTATGATGGTTTTCCTATTGCCCCATGAAAAAATAGCGGCAAAAAAACCTGATATTTCAATATCCTCCCTGGCTACAAATTTATGTGGGATCTGTATAGGGTCATTTTCAATAAATGCATGGTTGTTATATAATTCAGTTTTAGAATCTAGTAAATTCTTTACATCTTCAAAATTCATTTCGGTCTTTGTAGCGATTTTTTAAGTATTTTCGTCCAATTAGTACAAAAATAAAACGTTTTCTTTGTTGGAAATAAAAATTCATTTATTTGCAGAGAGTTAAAGGTAATGTAAAGTTTAGCATGCATACTTAAAGGCAATAAAAATAACGCAATTTTGA is a window encoding:
- a CDS encoding TIGR02757 family protein codes for the protein MNFEDVKNLLDSKTELYNNHAFIENDPIQIPHKFVAREDIEISGFFAAIFSWGNRKTIINKSNEFLKMMDNAPCDFIKNFSEIDLKPFLTFKHRTFNADDALFFLNYFQELYNTKGTLEQKFTKGISIENHYQMEQGLIDFYNDIISKSYFMKRNGKHISTPDKNSRCKRILMFLRWMVRKDNNEVDFGIWNQISSSALFCPLDVHVEFAARRLSLISRKQSDWKTVKELTANLVKYDKTDPVKYDFALFNLSKEEKFR